The following coding sequences lie in one Amycolatopsis cihanbeyliensis genomic window:
- a CDS encoding oxygenase MpaB family protein, with the protein MTELEDRKAESARGAAPPRPLGPDSLTWKYFGDWRGLLIALWAGSMQNMHPGLGAGVEQHSRFFAERWQRLFRSLYPIGGVVYDGPRAHRTALEVRGYHDTIKGVDKWGRRYHALDPDTYYWAHSTFFMGTVLTAERFAGGLTEEQKRRLFDEHVQWYRMYGMSMRPVPESWEAFRDYWEHMCAEVLEDSKATRDVLEIERLPKPGGLRWLPEFAWRPVRVPVARGFVWLTVGLFPPAVRARLGYSWSRRDERLHRLLGRAINAAFTLVPFERRYHPRARAGWRRARGKDPVDAPLVHTPRRNLPPRAERDSPTHYSPQV; encoded by the coding sequence ATGACAGAGCTGGAGGACCGGAAGGCGGAGTCGGCGCGCGGGGCGGCACCGCCGCGACCGCTCGGGCCGGACTCGCTGACCTGGAAGTATTTCGGCGACTGGCGCGGGCTGCTGATCGCGCTGTGGGCCGGGTCGATGCAGAACATGCATCCGGGGCTGGGTGCCGGGGTGGAGCAGCACTCGCGGTTCTTCGCCGAACGCTGGCAGCGGCTGTTCCGGTCGCTGTACCCGATCGGTGGGGTGGTGTACGACGGGCCCCGCGCGCACCGGACCGCGCTGGAGGTCCGCGGCTACCACGACACCATCAAGGGCGTGGACAAGTGGGGACGCCGCTATCACGCACTCGACCCGGACACCTACTACTGGGCGCACTCCACCTTCTTCATGGGAACCGTGCTGACCGCGGAGCGCTTCGCCGGCGGGCTGACCGAGGAGCAGAAGCGGCGACTGTTCGACGAGCACGTGCAGTGGTACCGGATGTACGGCATGAGCATGCGCCCGGTGCCCGAGTCCTGGGAGGCGTTCCGCGACTACTGGGAGCACATGTGCGCCGAGGTGCTCGAGGACAGCAAGGCGACAAGGGACGTGCTGGAGATCGAGCGGCTGCCCAAGCCGGGCGGGCTGCGATGGCTGCCCGAGTTCGCCTGGAGGCCGGTGCGGGTGCCGGTGGCCCGCGGGTTCGTCTGGCTCACCGTGGGCCTGTTCCCGCCCGCGGTACGCGCCCGGCTCGGCTACTCCTGGTCGCGGCGGGACGAGCGGCTGCACCGGCTGCTCGGCAGGGCGATCAACGCGGCGTTCACCCTGGTGCCGTTCGAGCGCCGGTACCACCCGCGGGCCCGTGCGGGCTGGCGCAGGGCGAGGGGCAAGGACCCGGTGGACGCGCCGCTGGTGCACACGCCCCGGCGGAACCTGCCGCCGCGGGCGGAACGGGATTCGCCCACGCACTACTCACCACAGGTCTAG
- a CDS encoding TetR/AcrR family transcriptional regulator: MAETAARTWGGTTLSDRRAARREQLLEAGLELLGTGGSPAVSVRAVCRRAKLTERYFYESFADREELVLGVYERVATEAHQVLVGSVSDAPRSATERAEAAVTAFVELMLDDPRKGRVLLLAPITDPTLSRRGVELLPTFAALIREQLPGKADELDREMTAIGLVGALANLFIAHLDGSLDASRERLVAHCVRLLSRADALHT, encoded by the coding sequence ATGGCCGAGACGGCGGCTCGCACCTGGGGTGGGACGACACTGAGCGACCGCAGGGCCGCGCGGCGGGAGCAACTGCTGGAGGCCGGGCTGGAGCTGCTCGGCACCGGCGGCAGCCCGGCGGTGAGTGTCCGCGCCGTGTGCCGCAGGGCCAAGCTCACCGAGCGGTACTTCTACGAGAGCTTCGCCGACCGCGAGGAGCTCGTGCTCGGGGTGTACGAGCGGGTCGCCACCGAGGCGCACCAGGTGCTGGTCGGCTCGGTCAGCGACGCCCCGCGGTCGGCGACCGAGCGGGCCGAGGCCGCGGTGACCGCGTTCGTGGAGCTGATGCTGGACGACCCGCGCAAGGGCAGGGTGCTGCTGCTGGCCCCGATCACCGATCCCACACTCAGCAGGCGCGGGGTCGAGCTGCTGCCCACCTTCGCCGCGCTGATCCGCGAGCAACTCCCGGGCAAGGCCGACGAGCTCGACCGGGAGATGACCGCGATCGGCCTGGTCGGCGCGCTGGCCAACCTGTTCATCGCGCACCTGGACGGCAGCCTGGATGCTTCCCGGGAGCGGCTGGTGGCGCATTGTGTACGCCTGCTCAGCCGCGCGGACGCCCTGCACACCTAG
- the dmpG gene encoding 4-hydroxy-2-oxovalerate aldolase, with protein sequence MSERDVRLVDTTLRDGSHAMAHQFTEQQVRDTVRALDDAGISLIEVTHGDGLGGSTFNYGFSLVDERKLIAAAVAEARRAAIAVLLLPGLGTVTDLKAAAELGASAVRIATHCTEADVSVQHFTEARALGLETVGFLMLAHLSEPEALAKQARIMVDAGCQCVYVVDSAGALILEEAADRVSALVAELGEQAQVGYHGHQNLSFGVANSVLAYRAGARQVDGSLAALGAGAGNSPTEVLAATFERLGIRTGVDKDVLMEAAENVVKPFITRLPVMDRSSIVQGFAGVYSSFLLHAERAAQRYGVPAHEILYRVGEHKYIGGQEDMIIDIAVRMAAERDRV encoded by the coding sequence ATGAGTGAGCGGGACGTGCGACTGGTCGACACCACGCTGCGCGACGGCAGCCACGCCATGGCGCACCAGTTCACCGAGCAGCAGGTGCGGGACACCGTGCGCGCGCTGGACGACGCCGGCATCTCGCTGATCGAGGTGACCCACGGCGACGGGCTCGGCGGCTCGACGTTCAACTACGGGTTCTCGCTGGTCGACGAGCGGAAGCTGATCGCGGCCGCGGTGGCCGAGGCACGCCGGGCCGCCATCGCCGTACTCCTGCTGCCGGGCCTCGGCACGGTCACCGACCTCAAGGCCGCGGCCGAGCTCGGCGCCTCCGCCGTGCGGATCGCCACCCACTGCACCGAGGCGGACGTGTCCGTGCAGCACTTCACCGAGGCCCGCGCGCTCGGCTTGGAGACGGTCGGCTTCCTGATGCTGGCGCATCTTTCCGAGCCGGAGGCGCTGGCCAAGCAGGCTCGGATCATGGTGGACGCCGGGTGCCAGTGCGTGTATGTGGTCGACTCGGCGGGGGCGCTGATCCTGGAGGAAGCCGCCGACCGGGTGTCCGCGCTGGTCGCCGAGCTGGGCGAGCAGGCCCAGGTCGGCTACCACGGCCACCAGAACCTGAGCTTCGGCGTGGCCAATTCGGTACTGGCCTACCGGGCGGGCGCGCGGCAGGTCGACGGATCCCTGGCCGCCCTCGGCGCCGGCGCGGGCAACTCGCCGACCGAGGTGCTGGCCGCGACCTTCGAGCGGCTCGGCATCCGGACCGGGGTGGACAAGGACGTGCTGATGGAGGCCGCGGAGAATGTGGTGAAGCCGTTCATCACCCGGCTGCCGGTCATGGACCGCTCCTCGATCGTGCAGGGTTTCGCCGGGGTGTACTCCAGCTTCCTGCTGCACGCCGAGCGGGCCGCGCAGCGTTACGGCGTGCCTGCCCACGAGATCCTCTACCGGGTCGGCGAGCACAAGTACATCGGTGGCCAGGAGGACATGATTATCGACATCGCGGTGCGGATGGCCGCCGAGCGGGACCGGGTCTAG
- a CDS encoding acetaldehyde dehydrogenase (acetylating) produces MSERGVVAAIVGPGHIGTDLLAKLRRSERIDLRYMVGVEPESAGLARAAELGLRTSAEGVDWLLAQDERPELVFEATSAGAHRVNAPRYAAAGTQAVDLTPAAVGPFTCPVVNLPDQLDAPNLNLITCGGQATIPIVRAVSRVTEVPYAEIVASVASRSAGPGTRANIDEFTETTARGIEEVGGAATGKAIIIINPVEPPMIMRDTVFCAIDPGADREAVRESIERMVREVQVYVPGYALRAQPQFDEPRPDWGGRARVAVFLEVAGNGDHLPTYAGNLDIMTAAAARVGELLAERILERRVVRA; encoded by the coding sequence ATGAGTGAGCGTGGGGTGGTCGCGGCGATCGTCGGGCCCGGCCACATCGGCACCGACCTGCTGGCCAAGCTGCGCCGCAGCGAGCGGATCGACCTGCGGTACATGGTGGGCGTGGAGCCGGAGTCCGCAGGGCTCGCCAGGGCGGCCGAGCTCGGCCTGCGGACCTCGGCCGAGGGTGTGGACTGGCTGCTGGCCCAGGACGAGCGCCCCGAGCTGGTCTTCGAGGCGACCTCGGCCGGCGCGCACCGGGTCAACGCGCCGCGCTACGCGGCCGCCGGGACGCAGGCGGTGGACCTCACCCCGGCCGCGGTCGGGCCGTTCACCTGTCCGGTGGTGAACCTGCCGGACCAGCTGGACGCCCCGAACCTCAACCTGATCACCTGCGGCGGGCAGGCCACCATCCCGATCGTGCGCGCGGTCAGCAGGGTGACCGAGGTGCCCTACGCGGAGATCGTGGCCTCGGTGGCCTCCCGCTCGGCCGGCCCCGGCACCAGGGCCAACATCGACGAGTTCACCGAGACCACGGCGCGCGGCATCGAGGAGGTCGGCGGTGCGGCCACCGGCAAGGCGATCATCATCATCAACCCGGTCGAACCGCCGATGATCATGCGGGACACGGTGTTCTGCGCGATCGACCCCGGCGCCGACCGGGAGGCGGTCCGCGAGTCGATCGAGCGGATGGTGCGGGAGGTGCAGGTCTACGTTCCCGGGTACGCGCTGCGGGCGCAGCCGCAGTTCGACGAGCCACGCCCGGACTGGGGCGGCCGCGCCAGGGTAGCGGTGTTCCTCGAGGTGGCGGGCAACGGCGACCACCTGCCCACGTACGCGGGCAACCTGGACATCATGACGGCGGCCGCGGCCAGGGTGGGCGAGCTGCTCGCCGAGCGGATCCTGGAACGGAGGGTGGTTCGAGCATGA
- a CDS encoding IclR family transcriptional regulator yields MCAAERDGDRVDGSDGATADRLARLLTAFRPGDEALGVSELARRTALPKSSVHRLTGHLRAHGLLEPAERGGLRLGLKLFEIGQLATRQRGIVDAARPYLADLREATRNTVHLAVLEGTEVVYLDILRGPDAPRLPSRIGGRFPAHATAVGKAILAHSPESLVDTVVRAGLPRVSVRTITAPGLLRRQLGKARAEGIAYEREESGTGVICAASPILDGAGAALAAISISGWTNRMRTERIAPAVRTAALALSRTLS; encoded by the coding sequence ATGTGTGCCGCTGAGCGGGACGGTGACCGGGTGGACGGAAGCGACGGCGCGACCGCCGACCGGCTGGCCCGGCTGCTGACCGCGTTCCGGCCGGGCGACGAGGCGCTCGGCGTGTCCGAGCTCGCGCGACGCACGGCGCTGCCGAAGTCGAGCGTGCACCGGCTGACCGGGCACCTGCGTGCCCACGGGCTGCTGGAGCCGGCCGAGCGGGGTGGGCTGCGGCTCGGGCTCAAGCTGTTCGAGATCGGCCAGCTGGCCACCCGGCAGCGGGGAATCGTGGACGCGGCCCGGCCCTACCTCGCCGATCTGCGGGAGGCCACCCGCAACACGGTGCATCTCGCGGTACTGGAGGGCACCGAGGTGGTCTACCTGGACATCCTGCGCGGCCCGGACGCACCGCGGCTGCCCTCGCGCATCGGCGGACGGTTTCCCGCGCACGCCACCGCGGTGGGCAAGGCGATCCTCGCGCACTCCCCGGAGTCCCTTGTGGACACCGTCGTGCGCGCCGGGCTGCCGAGGGTGAGCGTGCGCACGATCACCGCGCCGGGACTGCTGCGCAGGCAGCTCGGCAAGGCACGTGCGGAGGGGATCGCCTACGAGCGGGAGGAATCCGGCACCGGGGTGATCTGCGCGGCGAGCCCGATCCTGGACGGGGCCGGTGCGGCGCTGGCCGCGATCTCCATCTCCGGCTGGACCAACCGGATGCGCACCGAGCGCATCGCGCCCGCCGTCCGGACCGCCGCGCTGGCCCTGTCCCGCACGCTGAGCTAG
- a CDS encoding ABC transporter ATP-binding protein: MIRTLLRVLGHEHARPVRRTVALMTTTAVVEGLSYALLVPVLGALFGSTPGDARPWLVAFGAAVAVYAVLRYRSDLSGFRVGSTLLRGLYHRLGDQLARLPIGWYAAGGRVGEVSVLAGRGVLEAMGVIAHLLAPFISACVTPLTIVAVILAFNWQLGLAALVAAPVVAAIQSRTGRSAATADTERAERDHEATARVIEYLQAQPVLRAGGRVSERFRLLDDSLRDVQRASRRTLLSALPGALGLTLAVQAVFTALLVLGAYLALAGSMGVAEVLTILVLAARSADPLLSLSDVGGRLRGARSELARLDAVLRAEPLPEPREPVRPVRHDLEFDSATFRHGDRTVTDDVSLSVVQGQRLAVVGPSGAGKSTLLQLLARFHDVDAGAVRVGGVDVRDIDTEVLMARIAIVFQNVYLFDGTIEENVRLGRPDADEAEVRAAATAARLDEVIERLPGGWATNVGEGGAMLSGGERQRVSIARALLKNAPIVLLDEVTSALDPVNEAAVHEGIERLMAGRTVVLVAHRMRTVQRADRVAFLDGGRIVEEGGHGELLRRGGRYADFWNLSMTPTASE; encoded by the coding sequence ATGATTCGAACGCTGCTGCGGGTGCTGGGACACGAGCACGCCCGGCCGGTGCGGCGCACCGTTGCCCTGATGACGACGACCGCGGTGGTCGAGGGTTTGTCCTACGCACTGCTGGTTCCGGTGCTGGGGGCACTGTTCGGGAGCACGCCAGGCGATGCCCGGCCCTGGCTGGTCGCGTTCGGTGCCGCGGTCGCGGTCTACGCGGTGCTGCGCTATCGGAGCGATCTGTCCGGTTTCCGCGTCGGAAGCACACTGCTGCGCGGGCTGTATCACCGGCTCGGCGATCAGCTGGCCCGGTTGCCCATCGGTTGGTACGCGGCCGGCGGCCGCGTCGGGGAGGTGTCCGTACTGGCCGGCCGCGGAGTCCTGGAGGCGATGGGCGTGATCGCGCACCTGCTGGCGCCGTTCATCTCCGCGTGCGTGACTCCCCTGACGATCGTTGCCGTGATACTCGCCTTCAACTGGCAACTGGGGTTGGCCGCGTTGGTTGCGGCACCGGTCGTGGCGGCGATCCAGAGCCGGACGGGGCGCTCGGCGGCGACCGCGGATACGGAGCGTGCCGAACGCGACCACGAGGCCACCGCCCGCGTCATCGAGTATCTCCAGGCCCAGCCGGTGCTGCGAGCAGGCGGCCGGGTGAGCGAGCGCTTCCGGCTGCTCGACGACTCGTTGCGGGACGTCCAGCGCGCGTCCCGCCGTACCCTGCTGTCGGCGCTGCCCGGCGCGTTGGGCCTGACGCTCGCGGTGCAGGCGGTGTTCACCGCCCTGCTGGTACTGGGTGCGTACCTCGCCCTCGCCGGGAGCATGGGCGTGGCAGAGGTTCTGACGATCCTGGTGCTCGCCGCCCGCAGCGCGGATCCGCTGCTGTCGCTGTCGGATGTCGGCGGCAGACTCCGCGGCGCGCGTTCCGAGCTGGCGAGGCTGGACGCGGTACTGCGCGCCGAGCCGCTGCCGGAACCCCGCGAACCGGTTCGGCCGGTACGTCACGACCTCGAGTTCGACTCGGCCACCTTCCGGCATGGCGACCGCACGGTGACCGACGACGTGTCGTTGTCCGTGGTGCAGGGACAGCGGCTTGCCGTTGTCGGGCCCTCGGGTGCGGGTAAGAGCACCTTGCTGCAGTTGCTGGCGCGGTTCCACGACGTGGACGCGGGCGCGGTGCGCGTGGGCGGTGTGGACGTGCGCGACATCGATACGGAGGTGCTGATGGCGCGGATCGCCATCGTCTTCCAGAATGTCTACCTCTTCGACGGCACGATCGAGGAGAACGTGCGTCTCGGCCGTCCCGACGCCGACGAAGCCGAGGTGCGGGCGGCGGCGACCGCGGCGCGGCTGGACGAGGTGATCGAGCGCCTGCCCGGCGGCTGGGCGACGAATGTCGGCGAGGGCGGCGCGATGCTGTCGGGCGGTGAGCGCCAGCGGGTCTCGATCGCCCGAGCACTGCTGAAGAACGCGCCCATCGTGTTGCTGGACGAGGTGACCTCCGCACTGGACCCGGTGAACGAGGCCGCCGTCCACGAGGGAATCGAGCGCCTGATGGCGGGCCGGACGGTGGTGCTGGTGGCGCACCGGATGCGGACCGTCCAGCGCGCCGATCGCGTCGCCTTTCTGGACGGCGGCCGGATCGTGGAGGAAGGCGGCCATGGCGAGCTGCTGCGCCGCGGTGGCCGCTATGCCGATTTCTGGAACCTGTCCATGACTCCGACAGCGAGTGAGTGA
- a CDS encoding ABC transporter ATP-binding protein — protein MTATDLARESERSAPPGADVVAGRPLAGLLRPYLGSFAAVAILQVVGAIAGLAPLLAVVELGRTLLSPGPIDHDHVWFVVLAGAVGLVVRLLFTAASSGIGHLLDGQVQLAFRRQLAARLGRVPIGWLARRRTGTLAKVVGEDVSAVHPFIAHAPGELVSAFVVPLVSLIYLFTIDWRLTLITLIPVALAVALVPLMLTPNRLREQEEFDAAMGRISSSVVEFVQGISVVKAFGGAGRAHRRFRAAADDFVGTFNRWVRGVSGIAAGMQLVLSPPFVLLVVLTGGAVLVTTGGMAPADLLPFLLLGLGLTAPVAALGHGFDDLQAARRAVGRIRDVLAVPPLPEPAYPVAPQGHRVELRDVRFGYDADHEVLRGIDLVLEPGTVTAIVGPSGSGKSTLVRLLPRFFDPSHGSVTLGGVDLRELGSRQLYRTVSFVFQDTSLLRASIADNIALAAPNADLDDVVRAARMAHVHDRILELPRGYETVIGVDAGLSGGEAQRISIARALLADAPVLVLDEATAFADPQTEQAVRRALATLEGHRTILVIAHRLETTADADTVAVLDDGMIVERGRPADLLAQQGKFAAFWTSYRAAMSDGIETHGAGNPGGVPRGGEPR, from the coding sequence ATGACCGCCACCGACCTTGCCCGGGAGAGCGAGCGGTCCGCACCACCCGGTGCGGACGTCGTGGCGGGCCGGCCCCTGGCAGGGCTGCTGCGCCCCTACCTCGGGAGTTTCGCGGCCGTCGCGATCCTGCAGGTCGTCGGCGCCATCGCGGGCCTGGCGCCGCTACTGGCGGTCGTCGAACTGGGTCGCACCCTGTTGTCGCCCGGCCCGATCGATCACGACCATGTCTGGTTCGTCGTGCTCGCGGGCGCGGTCGGCCTGGTCGTCCGGCTGCTGTTCACGGCCGCGTCGTCCGGGATCGGGCATCTTCTCGACGGCCAGGTACAACTGGCGTTCCGCAGGCAACTGGCCGCGCGACTGGGGCGCGTACCGATCGGCTGGCTCGCCCGACGCCGGACCGGCACGCTGGCAAAAGTGGTGGGCGAGGACGTGAGTGCCGTGCACCCGTTCATCGCCCACGCCCCTGGCGAGCTCGTCTCCGCATTCGTGGTGCCGCTGGTGTCGCTGATCTACTTGTTCACCATCGACTGGCGGCTCACGCTGATCACGCTGATACCCGTGGCACTGGCAGTGGCTCTGGTTCCCCTCATGCTGACCCCGAACCGGCTGCGCGAGCAGGAGGAGTTCGACGCGGCCATGGGGCGGATCTCGAGTTCCGTCGTCGAGTTCGTGCAGGGCATCTCCGTGGTCAAGGCGTTCGGCGGAGCCGGCCGCGCCCACCGTCGATTCCGCGCGGCCGCGGACGACTTCGTCGGTACCTTCAACCGCTGGGTGCGCGGCGTGTCCGGGATCGCCGCGGGCATGCAACTGGTGCTGTCGCCGCCGTTCGTGCTGCTGGTGGTGCTGACCGGCGGCGCGGTTCTGGTCACGACCGGAGGCATGGCCCCGGCCGACCTGCTGCCCTTCCTGCTGCTCGGGCTGGGCCTGACCGCTCCGGTGGCCGCCCTCGGCCACGGCTTCGACGACCTGCAGGCCGCCCGACGCGCGGTCGGCCGGATCCGGGACGTGCTCGCGGTACCGCCGCTACCGGAACCCGCCTACCCGGTCGCGCCGCAGGGTCACCGGGTGGAACTGCGGGACGTCCGATTCGGCTACGACGCCGATCACGAGGTGCTGCGCGGGATCGACCTGGTGCTCGAGCCGGGCACGGTCACCGCGATCGTCGGGCCGTCGGGAAGCGGAAAGTCAACGCTGGTGCGGCTCCTGCCGCGGTTCTTCGACCCGTCCCACGGTTCGGTCACCCTCGGTGGTGTCGACCTGCGCGAGCTCGGCAGCCGGCAGCTCTACCGGACGGTCTCCTTCGTCTTCCAGGACACCTCCCTGCTACGCGCGTCGATCGCGGACAACATCGCGCTGGCGGCACCGAACGCCGACCTCGACGACGTGGTTCGCGCCGCCCGGATGGCACATGTCCATGACCGAATTCTCGAGCTGCCGCGCGGATACGAAACGGTGATCGGTGTGGACGCCGGATTGTCGGGCGGCGAGGCACAGCGGATCTCGATCGCCCGCGCACTGCTCGCCGACGCGCCCGTTCTGGTGCTGGACGAGGCGACCGCCTTTGCCGACCCGCAGACGGAACAGGCGGTGCGCCGGGCCCTGGCGACGCTGGAGGGCCACCGGACGATTCTGGTCATCGCCCATCGCTTGGAGACGACCGCCGACGCCGACACCGTCGCGGTGCTGGACGACGGGATGATCGTCGAGCGCGGCAGGCCCGCCGACCTGCTGGCACAGCAAGGAAAGTTCGCCGCGTTCTGGACATCCTACCGAGCGGCGATGTCCGACGGGATCGAAACCCACGGTGCGGGCAACCCCGGCGGCGTACCGCGAGGAGGCGAGCCCCGATGA
- a CDS encoding alpha/beta hydrolase — translation MNDIAGVERPPLGIRLLHALQKEPDLSAMTAEELVTFREAVNRKRASRLARVITGLPDRGAVIRWQEVTLSDRGLRVRVYRPSPGRGGGNVDLPLVLHVHGGGFVGTAAQSDWVNSHLAARLPAVVVSVEHRLLAPGTPLPAAVDDGWDVLRHVLRHAVEWGVDPALTAVFGESNGAMIAALAAIRARESGLLLRAQVLVNPALDLTETAFDYASMAQHANSPTLTVAQMRLYQRLAVPPGMDARAVSPLHADDLNGLAPALVVVPTLDPLADHGRRYAARLRESGTPARLTEHPRATHGFVSMPGAVPRAKAARAEIAEFLRERLAGPVASRSTKAGGR, via the coding sequence ATGAACGACATCGCCGGGGTTGAACGGCCCCCGCTGGGCATCCGGCTACTGCATGCTCTGCAGAAGGAGCCGGACCTGTCGGCGATGACGGCCGAGGAGTTGGTCACCTTCCGCGAGGCGGTGAACCGCAAGCGAGCGTCCCGCCTTGCCCGGGTGATCACCGGTCTTCCGGACCGCGGTGCCGTGATCCGATGGCAGGAGGTGACACTGTCCGACCGTGGGCTCCGGGTCCGGGTGTACCGGCCGTCACCCGGGCGCGGTGGCGGGAACGTCGACCTGCCGCTCGTGCTTCACGTGCACGGCGGCGGGTTCGTCGGTACGGCGGCGCAGAGCGACTGGGTGAACAGCCACCTCGCCGCACGGCTGCCCGCGGTCGTCGTCTCGGTCGAGCACCGGCTCCTCGCTCCGGGGACTCCACTGCCCGCGGCCGTCGACGACGGCTGGGACGTGCTGCGGCACGTGCTGCGGCACGCCGTGGAATGGGGGGTGGACCCGGCACTGACCGCGGTCTTCGGGGAGAGCAACGGCGCGATGATTGCCGCACTGGCCGCGATCCGGGCCAGAGAATCCGGCCTGCTCCTGCGGGCACAGGTGCTGGTCAACCCCGCTCTCGATCTGACCGAGACGGCGTTCGACTACGCCTCGATGGCCCAGCACGCGAACAGCCCGACCCTCACCGTGGCGCAGATGCGGCTGTACCAGCGGTTGGCCGTTCCGCCGGGAATGGATGCTCGTGCGGTGTCGCCGCTGCATGCCGACGACCTGAACGGACTGGCCCCCGCGCTCGTGGTGGTGCCGACCCTTGACCCGCTGGCCGATCACGGCCGTCGGTACGCCGCGCGGCTGCGCGAGTCCGGCACTCCCGCGCGGCTGACCGAACATCCCCGAGCGACGCACGGGTTCGTCAGCATGCCGGGAGCGGTGCCGCGGGCCAAGGCCGCGCGGGCGGAGATCGCGGAGTTCCTCCGGGAACGCCTCGCCGGCCCGGTCGCGTCGAGATCGACGAAGGCGGGAGGGCGATGA
- a CDS encoding TetR/AcrR family transcriptional regulator: MTRATRSARPPGRPRAGIDAVVFAATLNTVHELGYAGATMDRIAAAAGVAKTTIYRRWESKGALIADCLLDAFGPLPLEGADRVEVLSSTIHWGAAKIGEPGVGAAFAGVFVDAVNDPGLREVLSTRFQAPYLRALQDALGEPENRVLLLIDVVVGTLLHRMGMTGEPMADADVTALAEMVLRYFTDRAAPP, from the coding sequence ATGACCCGAGCGACCAGATCCGCCAGGCCGCCCGGTCGCCCACGCGCCGGCATCGACGCCGTGGTCTTCGCCGCGACGCTGAACACGGTCCACGAGCTCGGCTATGCCGGCGCGACGATGGATCGCATCGCGGCGGCTGCGGGGGTCGCGAAGACGACGATCTACCGTCGATGGGAGTCGAAGGGTGCGCTGATCGCCGACTGCCTCCTCGACGCGTTCGGCCCACTGCCGCTGGAGGGCGCCGACCGAGTCGAGGTCCTGTCTTCGACCATCCACTGGGGTGCGGCGAAGATCGGCGAGCCGGGAGTCGGCGCGGCATTCGCGGGCGTGTTCGTGGACGCCGTCAACGATCCGGGCCTGCGCGAGGTCCTGTCCACGCGGTTTCAGGCCCCGTACCTGCGCGCGCTCCAGGACGCGCTCGGCGAGCCGGAGAACCGGGTGCTGCTCCTCATCGACGTCGTCGTCGGGACCTTGCTCCACCGGATGGGCATGACCGGCGAGCCGATGGCCGACGCCGACGTCACCGCACTGGCCGAGATGGTTCTGCGCTACTTCACTGACCGCGCCGCGCCGCCCTAG
- a CDS encoding DUF1453 family protein, producing MSTWLVIVLVGVVGFAIVRRFLGEPLTAREVFVLPLVLLGVGGFSLREVPVTGTDVLWLGIGGFIGCGLGYLRGRTVRLLRRDGVLWQRYTGWTVLVWVASIVVNGGIGLLAEQWGMNPEARPMPLLIGISLLGEMACLALRARALGVPYAPERR from the coding sequence GTGAGTACCTGGCTGGTGATCGTGCTGGTCGGGGTGGTGGGTTTCGCGATCGTGCGGCGGTTCCTCGGTGAGCCGTTGACCGCGCGCGAGGTCTTCGTGCTGCCGCTGGTGCTGCTCGGGGTTGGCGGCTTCAGCCTGCGCGAGGTGCCGGTGACCGGAACCGACGTGCTGTGGCTCGGGATCGGCGGGTTCATCGGCTGCGGCCTGGGGTACCTGCGTGGCCGGACCGTGCGGCTGCTGCGCCGGGACGGGGTGTTGTGGCAGCGCTACACGGGCTGGACCGTGCTGGTGTGGGTGGCGTCCATCGTGGTCAACGGTGGGATCGGCCTGCTGGCCGAGCAGTGGGGGATGAATCCCGAGGCCCGCCCGATGCCGCTGCTGATCGGGATCAGCTTGCTCGGCGAGATGGCCTGCCTGGCGCTGCGCGCGCGGGCCCTGGGCGTGCCGTACGCACCCGAGCGACGTTGA
- a CDS encoding TetR/AcrR family transcriptional regulator, which yields MPKVVDPAARRQAVAEAVFRVIQRDGIARASLRNVATEAGLAIGSIRHYFRSHDELMGFALHALSENVRTRVLRHAEDLLAVDSGVDRRALTVELLAELLPLDERRRRESVVWLAFLTEARTEPRLRRYTHELHETQRALVRRVLLEARRLNRIADWLDIGLETERLCALLDGLTVTATLQPELTDRETTLAVLRRHVETLAATGAYE from the coding sequence ATGCCCAAGGTGGTCGATCCCGCCGCCCGCAGGCAGGCGGTGGCCGAGGCGGTGTTCCGGGTGATCCAGCGCGACGGCATCGCGCGCGCCTCCCTGCGCAACGTCGCCACCGAGGCCGGGCTGGCCATCGGGTCGATCCGGCACTATTTCCGCAGCCACGACGAGCTGATGGGATTCGCCCTGCACGCGCTCAGCGAGAACGTCCGGACCAGGGTGCTACGGCACGCGGAGGACCTGCTCGCCGTGGACTCCGGGGTGGACCGCAGGGCACTGACCGTGGAGTTGCTGGCCGAGCTGCTCCCGCTGGACGAGCGGCGGCGGCGGGAGTCGGTGGTCTGGCTCGCCTTCCTCACCGAGGCACGGACCGAACCGCGACTGCGGCGGTACACCCACGAACTGCACGAGACCCAGCGTGCCCTGGTTCGGCGGGTGCTGCTGGAGGCACGCAGGCTGAACCGGATCGCCGACTGGTTGGACATCGGCCTGGAGACCGAGCGGCTCTGCGCCCTGCTGGACGGGTTGACGGTCACCGCGACCCTGCAACCGGAGCTGACCGACCGGGAGACCACCCTCGCGGTGCTGCGCAGGCACGTCGAGACCCTGGCCGCCACCGGAGCCTACGAGTAA